The region CGCCATCCACTACATGCACCACTCCTACCCGCTGGAGGAGATGGTCGCGATGTACCGCGCGGCCGACGTCATGCTCGTCACCGCGCTGCGCGACGGCATGAACCTCGTGGCCAAGGAGTACGTGGCCGCCCGCACCGACCTCGACGGCGTGCTCGTGCTCAGCGAGTTCGCCGGCGCGGCCGACGAGCTCGGACAGGCGCTCATCGTCAACCCGCACGACATCGACGGGATGAAGCGCGCGATCCTCGAGGCGATCTCGCTCGAGCCCCGCGAGAAGCGGCGCCGGATGCGGGCGCTGCGGCGCCGCGTCCTGGACTCGGACGTGCAGCACTGGGCCGCGTCCTTCCTCGGTACGCTCCGGGCCATGCCCGTGCGCGAGTCCCATGTCTAGTCCCGTGACCTCCCTCGACCCGACCCTGACGGGCGCGGACGACCTGGCCGTGGCCGTCGCCCGGACCGCCTCCCCCGCCCACCTCGCCGTCGCCCTCGACTTCGACGGCGTGCTCGCCCCCTGGGGGACGACCCGATGGGCGTCACCATGACGCCGGGGGCCGCCGAGGTGCTGGCGGCTATCGCCGCCCACCCGGCCACGACGCTGGCGCTGGTCTCCGGGCGCCGCCTGGTCGACCTGGTCGAGCTCGCGCAGCCGCCGGTCGGGACGCTGCTGGCCGCCTCGCACGGCGTCGAGCACGGCGTCGTGGAGCCTGGCGGTCCGAGCGTGGAGCCGCTCGAGCCGACCGCCGACGAGCGCGCGCTGATCACCCGGCTCGACGACAGCCTCGGTGAGATCGCCTCGGCCGCCGAGGGCGCGTGGGTGGAGAGCAAGACGTTCGGCCGCGTGCTGCACACCCGGCAGGCGGACCCCGACGCCGGAGCGGCCGCCACCGAGCGCGCCGTCGCCGGTCCCGCCACCTGGCCGGGCGTCCACGCGATCGTGGGCAAGTCGGTCGTCGAGCTCGCGGTGCGCGACGTGACGAAGGCCGACGGCGTCGCCTGGGTGCGCGAGCGCGCGGCGGCGGACGCCGGGGTCGCACCCGCCGCCGTCGCCGTCCTGTTCGCGGGCGACGACACGACCGACGAGCACGCCCTGGCCTCGCTGCGCGAGGGCGACCTGGGCGTCAAGGTGGGCGACGGCGAGACCGCGGCGAGCGTCCGCGTGGCGGACGAGCCCGCCGTCGTCGCCCTCCTGCGCGAGGTGCTCGCCGCCCGCGGCTGACACCCACGACGGTCCGCGCCCACCCGGTGAGGCTCGTCACACGCCCTCGCGAGCCCTGTGGCATGATGACTCCGCCTCGTGCTGCGAGCGGCCCCGCCGCCCTCGGACCCGGCGTGTCAGCGCAGACGCCGCTGTCACTCTTCACAACGGATCGTCCGGCACGTACCTGCCGGTGAAGGGAACGCGAATCACCCATGGCTACCGTCACCTACGACAACGCCACGCGCATCTACCCGGGCTCCACCCGCCCGTCGGTGGACAGCCTGAACCTCGAGGTCGCCGACGGCGAGTTCCTCGTCCTGGTCGGCCCGTCCGGCTGCGGCAAGTCGACCTCCCTGCGCATGCTCGCCGGCCTGGAGGACGTCAACTCCGGTCGCATCCTCATCGGGGACCGCGACGTCACGGACGTTCAGCCCAAGGACCGCGACATCGCGATGGTGTTCCAGAACTACGCGCTGTACCCGCACATGTCGGTCGCCGACAACATGGGCTTCGCGCTCAAGATCGCCGGCACCCCCAAGCCGGAGATCCGCACCCGGGTCGAGGAGGCCGCCAAGATCCTCGACCTCGAGCAGTACCTCGACCGCAAGCCGAAGGCCCTCTCGGGTGGTCAGCGCCAGCGCGTCGCGATGGGTCGCGCCATCGTCCGTCAGCCCCAGGTGTTCCTCATGGACGAGCCGCTGTCGAACCTCGACGCCAAGCTCCGCGTGCAGACGCGCACCCAGATCGCCTCGCTGCAGCGTCGCCTCGGCGTCACCACGGTCTACGTCACGCACGACCAGACCGAGGCCCTGACGATGGGTGACCGCATCGCGGTCCTCAAGGACGGTCTGCTCCAGCAGGTCGGCACCCCGCGCGAGATGTACGACACGCCCGCCAACATCTTCGTGGCCGGCTTCATCGGCTCGCCCGCGATGAACATCGGCGAGTTCCACATCGAGAACGGCGCCGCGAAGCTCGGCCCGGCCAGCATCCCGCTTGCCCGCGAGACCCTCGCCGGTGTCACCGACGCCGACGGCGGCAAGATCAACCTGGGCTTCCGCCCCGAGGCGCTCGACGTCGTCGACGAGGGTTCGGCGGGTGCGTTCCCGGTCGAGGTCAACCTCGTCGAGGAGCTCGGCTCGGACGCGTTCGTGTACGGCCAGCTCGCCGGTGGCGGCGAGGCGGCGGAGAACATCTCCTCGGGCGCCGGCCAGGCCCAGATCATCGTGCGCATCGACCCGCGCCGCGTGCCCGACAAGGGTTCGCGCCTGTGGGTGAAGATCCGCCAGGGCGAGCAGCACCACTTCGCCGCCGGCTCCGGCCAGCGTCTGCCGGGCTGATCCGGCCCGAGCTGCACGCAGCACGCAACCACGTCCGCGAGGGCGGTCCCGGTCACGGGGCCGCCCTCGCGGCGTACCGGGGTGGTGCCGGAGGCGGTGCCGGGTGCGGGAGAATGGGAGACATGGCACAGGCAGGTGAGGCGATCATCGTCGCGAGCGCGCTCCACACCGGCTACGACGGGCAGGAGGTGCTGCACGGCGTCGACCTGACGATCGGTGCGCGGGAGCCCGCCGTCGGGATCGTGGGCCCGTCCGGGGCCGGGAAGTCCACGCTCGTGCGCGCCCTCGTCGGGCTGCGCCCGCCCTACGCCGGTACCGCGACCTACCGGGGGCGGACGGTCTCGAAGCTGCGCCGCGGCGACAAGAAGGAGTTCGCCGGCGCCGTCCGACGGGTCTCGCAGGACGGCGTGCCGACGTCGGACCCCCGCCTGACCGTGGAGAAGTACCTCACCGCCGCGCTGAAGGAGGCCCGCCGGGCGGGTCGCACCCACGCGAGCACCCCCGAGGGGCTGCTCGAGTTCGTGGCCCTGGAGCAGCACTTCCTCCCGCGCACGGTGCGCACGATGTCCGGGGGCGAGCGTCAGCGCCTCGCGCTGGCCCACGCCCTGGCGACGCGGCCCGACGTCCTCATCCTCGACGAGCCGCTGACGGCCATCGACCCCGGCCTGCGCTCGGAGATCCTGCGGCGGCTCAAGACCCTCACCACCGACCTGGGCATCAGCGTGCTGCTCGTCTCGCACGACCTCGAGTCCGTCGAGCGCCTGTGCTCGCGGGTGCACGTGCTGGCCGACGGCGTCATCGTGGCCACGGGCCCGCTCTCGCAGCTCCTGGCGGCGCCCGACCACCCCGTCGTCGCCGACCTCGCCGCCGCCGCCCCGCTCACCGCCCAGCGCCTGCGCTGACGCGCCGCGACCGCCGAGACCCCACCACCGCCCGAAGGACCTCGCCGTGAGCAACCGCCTCCAGATCACCGCGGCCGCCCCCGACCCCGCGCTCCTCACGCTCCCCTGGCACATCCCGCTGGAGGAGTGGCCCGACGAGGTGCTGGCCGCACTCCCGCGAGGCATCTCGCGCCACGTGGTGCGCTTCGTGCGGCTGTCCGGCCGGGTCATCGCGGTGAAGGAGATCGGCGAGTCCGTCGCGCACCGCGAGTACGAGCTGCTGCGCCAGCTCTCCCGCATCGACGTGCCCTCGGTGGAGCCGGTCGGCGTGATCACGGGGCGCCGCAGCCGCGACGGCGAGGAGCTCAACTCGGTGCTCATCACCGAGCACCTGCAGTTCTCCCTCCCCTACCGCGCGCTCTTCAGCCAGTACCTGCGGCCCGACACCGCGACGCGTCTGATCGACGCGCTCGCCGTGCTCCTCGTGCGCCTGCACCTCAACGGCTTCTACTGGGGCGACGTCTCGCTCTCGAACACGCTGTTCCGCCGGGACGCGGGCGCCTTCGCGGCCTACCTGGTGGACGCCGAGACCGGCGACCTGCACCAGCACCTCTCCGACGGCCAGCGCGCCTACGACCTCGAGATCGCGCGCGTCAACGTCATCGGCGAGCTCATGGACCTCGAGGCGGGCGAGATCCTCGACTCCACGGTCGACACCCTCACGGTCGGTGAGATGCTCGTCGTGCGCTACGAGGAGCTGTGGCAGGAGCTGACGGTCTCGGAGTGGTTCGAGCCGGGCGAGATGTGGCGCGTGCAGTCCCGCATCTCGCGACTCAACCACCTCGGGTTCGACGTCGGCGAGCTCGACATGTCCACCGACGTCGACGGCACGAGGATCCGCATCCAGCCGAAGGTCGTCGACGCCGGCCACCACCACCGCCGGCTGATGCGCCTCACGGGGCTCGACGTGCAGGAGAACCAGGCGCGCCGCCTGCTCAACGACATGGACGCCTACCGGGCCGCCACCGAGCGGCAGGGCGAGG is a window of Litorihabitans aurantiacus DNA encoding:
- a CDS encoding ABC transporter ATP-binding protein; this translates as MAQAGEAIIVASALHTGYDGQEVLHGVDLTIGAREPAVGIVGPSGAGKSTLVRALVGLRPPYAGTATYRGRTVSKLRRGDKKEFAGAVRRVSQDGVPTSDPRLTVEKYLTAALKEARRAGRTHASTPEGLLEFVALEQHFLPRTVRTMSGGERQRLALAHALATRPDVLILDEPLTAIDPGLRSEILRRLKTLTTDLGISVLLVSHDLESVERLCSRVHVLADGVIVATGPLSQLLAAPDHPVVADLAAAAPLTAQRLR
- the otsB gene encoding trehalose-phosphatase, whose amino-acid sequence is MGVTMTPGAAEVLAAIAAHPATTLALVSGRRLVDLVELAQPPVGTLLAASHGVEHGVVEPGGPSVEPLEPTADERALITRLDDSLGEIASAAEGAWVESKTFGRVLHTRQADPDAGAAATERAVAGPATWPGVHAIVGKSVVELAVRDVTKADGVAWVRERAAADAGVAPAAVAVLFAGDDTTDEHALASLREGDLGVKVGDGETAASVRVADEPAVVALLREVLAARG
- a CDS encoding ABC transporter ATP-binding protein; translation: MATVTYDNATRIYPGSTRPSVDSLNLEVADGEFLVLVGPSGCGKSTSLRMLAGLEDVNSGRILIGDRDVTDVQPKDRDIAMVFQNYALYPHMSVADNMGFALKIAGTPKPEIRTRVEEAAKILDLEQYLDRKPKALSGGQRQRVAMGRAIVRQPQVFLMDEPLSNLDAKLRVQTRTQIASLQRRLGVTTVYVTHDQTEALTMGDRIAVLKDGLLQQVGTPREMYDTPANIFVAGFIGSPAMNIGEFHIENGAAKLGPASIPLARETLAGVTDADGGKINLGFRPEALDVVDEGSAGAFPVEVNLVEELGSDAFVYGQLAGGGEAAENISSGAGQAQIIVRIDPRRVPDKGSRLWVKIRQGEQHHFAAGSGQRLPG
- a CDS encoding DUF4032 domain-containing protein; its protein translation is MSNRLQITAAAPDPALLTLPWHIPLEEWPDEVLAALPRGISRHVVRFVRLSGRVIAVKEIGESVAHREYELLRQLSRIDVPSVEPVGVITGRRSRDGEELNSVLITEHLQFSLPYRALFSQYLRPDTATRLIDALAVLLVRLHLNGFYWGDVSLSNTLFRRDAGAFAAYLVDAETGDLHQHLSDGQRAYDLEIARVNVIGELMDLEAGEILDSTVDTLTVGEMLVVRYEELWQELTVSEWFEPGEMWRVQSRISRLNHLGFDVGELDMSTDVDGTRIRIQPKVVDAGHHHRRLMRLTGLDVQENQARRLLNDMDAYRAATERQGEEEEFVAHDWLRTIFEPAIRAVPRELRGKLEPAEIFHELLEHRWYRSQEAEQDLPLIDVVPDYVDHVLRHRPDEKAVLGLDTATLRAISDDVEDEPADVDAGNPLLG